TCGGCCTCGCGATGATCCAGCAGCTCTCGACCGGTGCCTTCGCGATCGCCGTGCTCGGGCTGCTCGAGGCGATCGCGATGGCGAAGGCGATCGCGGCCCAGACCCGCCAGAAGCTCGACATGAACCAGCAGTGCCTGAGCGAAGGCGTCGCGAACCTCACCGGCAGCTTCTTCGGGTGCTTCCCCGGCTCGGGCTCGCTCACCCGCTCCGCCATCAACCAGCAAGCGGGCGCCGCGACGCAGTGGTCGGGCGTGTGGTCCGCGCTGGCGGTCGCGCTCATCGTGCTGCTCTTCGCGCCCTACGCGCGCTTCATCCCGCGCGCCGCGCTGGCCGGGATCCTGATGGTCTCGGCGTACAAGATGATCGACCGGCACGCGCTTCTCTATCACCTGCGCATGACCCGCTTCGACGCCGCCATCGTCTGGGTCACGGCGATCTCGGCCATCGCGATCTCGATCGAGTTCTGCGTGCTGATCGGGATCTTCATGTCGTTCCTGCTGACCGTGCCGCGCGCCGGCCGCATGCTGCTCACGGAGTTCGTGATCTCGCCCGAGGGCCAGATCCACGAGCGGCTGCCCGAGGACCGGCCCTGCGCGCACATCCTGATCTTCGGGCTCGAGGGCGAGCTCTTCTTCGGCTCCACGGCCGCCCTCGAGGCCCACTTCCAGACCATCGAGGACCGCATCGACGAGCGCACCCAGGCGCTCGTGCTGCGGGTCAAGCGCGCGCGCAACCCGGACGCGGTCGGCGTCGCCCTGCTCGAAGGCTTCGTCGATCGTGTCGAGGAGCGCGGTGTGAAGGTCGTCCTCGGCGGCGTCCGCGGCGAGCTCTTCCAGAAGCTCGGCCGCACCGACCTCGCCCGCCGCCTCGCGGGCCGGATCTTCCGCGAGCAGCCCGTTCGGCAGACCAGCACGATGCTCGCGGTCCGCCACGCCTACTCGCTGCTCGACGAGCACTGCCCCGAGTGCCCGCGCCGCGGCGCCGACGGAGGCGAGATGCCGCTGCACTACGTGGTCTAGCGCGCGTAGGCCGCGAGCAGCTCGGCGATCAGCGTCTCGGTGCCGTCGAGGGGCTCCTCGTCGGGCACGGTGAGGCCGAGGCGCACGACGACGAGGCGCGCCGAGGGCACCACCGCCACCCACTGCCCGCTGTGCCCGCGGGCGGCCCGGACCTCGGCCGGGATGCGCGGCCAGGGGCGGTCCTCGGGATGGCCCGGCGTCCCGGCGTTCAGCCACCAGTGCGCGCCGTAGGCGCCCTGCGGCGCGGCCGGCGTCGGCGTCGCCGCGTAGCGCACCCAGCCCTCGGGCAGGAGGCGCCGCCCGTTCCAGACCCCGTCCTGCCGGAAGAGCTCCCCGAAGCGCGCCCAGTCGCGCGCCGTCATGTGCAGGTACGAGGAGCCCACGAAGCTGCCCGACGCGTCGGGCTCGAAGAAGGCGCTGGTCATGCCGGCGGGGTCGAAGAGCGACTCGTTCGCGTGTCGCACCATCGCGGCGAGGTCGCCGCCGAAGACGTCGCGCACGAGCCTCGCGATCACGTTCGAGGTGCCGCTCGAGTAGGACCAGTGCGTGTCGGGCGGGAAGGCGAGCGGCATGGCCGCGGCGAAGGCCCCCGTGTCGGGCCGCGTGAAGAGCATGCGCGAGGCGTCGCCGCCCGGGGTGTAGTCCTCGCCGAAGGCGAGCCCGCTCGACTGGCGCAGGAGCTGGTCGAGCGTGATCGCGCCGCGCGGGTCGCCGGCCCCGCGCCACTCGGGGACGGGGGCCGGCGCGGCCGGGTCGAGGCGCCCGTGCAGGACGAGCGTGCCGACGAGCGCCATCGTCACGCTCTTCGCCATCGACCAGGCGAGGAGCGGGGTCTCGGGCCCGACGCCCGGGGCGTAGCGCTCGGCGACGAGCCGCCCGTCGCGGACCACGACCACCGCCTGGGTCTGGCGCCGCCCGGGCGGGCCCGGCTCGGCGAACGCGCGCTCGATCGCGGCGGCCACGGCCGGCGGCGGCGGCTCCGCGGGCGGCGCCTCGCCGGCCGGCCAGGGCAGGGCCGGGTCGAGCCGGGGGCGCGCGAACGCGACGCCGGCGGCCGGCCCGGCGAGCGGCCAGGTCTCGCCGGCCTCGACGAGGGTGCAGCCGAGCCCCGGGCGCAGGACCGCCCGCGCCGAGACCACGCCGCCGAGCACGCGCGCCTCGGCACCGTCCGGTGTCGTCGTGACCGAGAGCACCGGCCCGAGCGGGGCGACCTCGTGCGCGACGTAGTCGCCGACCACGTGCGCGGCGTCGAAGCGCGAGAGGTGGACGAGCGAGCAGGTCACCTTGGCGGCGAAGCCGGCACCGACCCGGGCGCCCGTGCGCAGCCAGGCGAGGCCCCAGCCGGCGAGCACGAGCAGGCCGAAGAGCGCGATCCCGAGGAGCAGGCGTCGCATGGGGGCGCAGTATGCGCCAGCTACGCGGCGAGCGCGGCCGCCTCCCGGTGCAGGAACCAGCGGTCGAGGACGACGCGCCGCGCGAAGGCGGGGCTCGCGAGCAGCCGCCCCGCGAGCGCGCGCTTCCAGCCCGGCGCGGCGGCGGGCAGCCGCGGCCCGCGCGGGCCGAAGCGCGCCTCGATGCGCTCGGCGTAGGCGGTGAGCTTCGCCACGGCCGGATCGCCGCCCGCCTCGGCGATCGTGCGGGCGGCCAGGAGCCCCGACTCGACCGCCGGCCGGATTCCCTCGCCGCTGCGCGGATAGGCGAGCCCCGCCGCATCGCCGACGAGCAGCACGCCCTCGCCCGCGAGCGGGCGCGCGGCCTGGCCATGGAGCAGGTAGGCGTGGCCCCGGAAGCGCGCCTCGAAGGCGGCCGGGGCCTTGCCGAGGGCGCGCACGTGGTCGAGGAAGCGCGCCACGAACTCGCCGAGCCCGCCGGGCGAGGGGCCCTGCCGGCCGAGCCCCACGTTCAGCCACTCGCCCTTGCGCACCACCCAGCCGTAGCCCGCGAGATCGGGCTCGAAGAAGAGCTCGGGGAGCGCGGCATCGAGGGCCAGCTTCTCGAGCGCGCCGGGCGCGAGGCGCACCTCGATCTCCTGCGCCGCCACGACCGGCGCGGGCGGCCCGGTGGCGCAGCCGAGCTGCTGCGCCACCGGACAGAAGTGGCCGCCGGCGCCCACCAGGACGGGGGCCTCGACGGCGTCGTTCGCGACCCAGCGCCCGCCCGCCCGGTGCAGCGAGCGCAGCGGCTCGCCGAGCCGCAGCCGCGCGCCGGCGCGCGCGAGCAGGAAGTGGTCGAGCTCGCAGCGACGGATCCCGTACGAGACGGGCCGCCCGTAGTCGACGCGCGCCACCGCCGCCGCGCCGAGCTGCGACACCGCGAAGCCGTGCACGGGCTGGAGCACGCGCCCTCGCGCGTACTCGGCCGGGTCCACCCCGAGGCAGGCGAGCACGGGGGGCGTGATCCAGCCGGCGCAGACCTTGTCGCGCGGGAAGCGGCGCCGGTCGAGGACCACGACCTCGAGCCCCGCGCGCACGAGCGCGCGCGCGCAGGACGATCCGCCCGGACCTCCGCCCACCACGAGCACGTCGCAGCGCTCCATGGGTCAGGCGTCCCGGTAGAGGTCGTCGCGCGTCCAGGGCAGCGCGTCGCCGCGGGGCCGGGCGAGGAGCACCTGGAAGAGCTGGAGCGAGCCCGCGCGGAAGGCGGCGATCGAGCCCGCCAGGTAGAGGCGCCACATCCGCACGAAGCGCTCGTCGAAGCGCCGGCGCACCTCGTCGCGATGCGCCTCGAAGCGCGCGAGCCAGTGCTCGAGCGTGCGCGCGTAGTGCGGGCGCAGGTTCTCGACGTCGGCGATCGCGAGCTCCGCGGTCTCGAGCGCGGGCCCGAGCTCGGCGAGGGTCGGCGCGTAGGCGCCCGGGAAGATCCGCCGTTCGACCCACGGGCTGAAGGGCGCCCTCCGGTGGCGGCCGATGAAGTGCAGGAAGGCGCGCCCGTCCGGGCCGAGGGTGCGGTTCATCACCCGGCCGAGGTCGTCGTAGTGCTCGGGCCCGACGTGCTCGAGCATGCCCACCGACACGAAGGCGTCGCAGGGCGCCGTGACGTTGCGGTAGTCGTCCTCGAGGAACTCGACCTGGCCGGCCAGGCCCTCGGCCCGCGCCCGCGCGCGGGCGAAGTCGAGCTGCGCGCGGGAGATGTTGAAGGCGCGCACGCGGGCGCCATGGCGGCGCGCGAGGTGGAGCGCAAGGGCGCCCCAGCCGCAGCCCGCCTCGATCACGCGCGCGCCCGGCCGCAGCCGCAGCTTGCGCGCCACGTGCTCGAGCTTGGCGAGCTGGGCCTCCTCGAGCGAGGCGTCGGGCCTCGGGAAGTAGGCGCAGGTATACACCATCTCGCGATCGAGCCAGAGCGCGTAGAAGTCGTTGCCGAGGTCGTAGTGGTGGTGGACGTGCTCGCGCGAGCCGCGCAGCGAGTTGCGCCGGCGGCGGGCGCGCTTCCAGAGCGCGCCGGCGGCACCGATCGGCCCGCCGGGCTTCGGTGCCTGGAAGACCGGCAGCAGCACATCGAGGAGATCGCCCTCGACCTCGATGCGGCCGGCGGCGTAGGCGTCGCCGAAGTGGACCTCGCCCTCGGGCCCGAGCATGCCGAGCAGGGCACCCGCATCCCGGAACACGAGCGTCGCGCGCGGGCGCTCGCCCGGGTGGGCGAGCGTCTCGCCGTTCGGAAGCCGGAGGGCGAAGGGCGCGCGGGGCACGCCCGCGAGCAGCCGCCGGGCGACGTGCCGCTCGAGCGCGACGGCCGCACCGCCGGCAACCGACCCCGAGGAGGGCGGGCGCCCGAGCGTGACGGGATCGGTGCGGGGGGGATCTGCGAGTGAGGACGGGAGGCGAGGGGACGACATCGTGGCACCTCCACCTTCGAGGGTCGCCGACGCGGGCGATCCTGCAAGCACCCGCCCGCCGCCGCCCCACACCGCTCCCTCGGGGCGACACCGAGGTGGTTCTAGCCCACCGGAACGATGTCGACGCTCTCGGTCTCGGGGTCGAAGACGATGCGCGCGGTGCCGCGCTCGAGCTGGCGGCGCACGTCGGCCACCTTCTCGGCGAGGGTGCGCTCGCGCTCGCCGTAGTCGGTGCCCTCGCGGCCGACGAAGCTCTCGATGACCCCCTGGAGCGCGTCGGCGCCGAGGGCGTCGATCGGGACCTCCACCGGCTCGGGGCGCTCGCGCATCGCGCCTACGGTAGCCTCTCGCGCCGCGGTCTCCCGGCACGCCGTACCGGCGCGCGGAGCCGCAGGAGCATCCATGACCCGCGCCTCCTTCCTCCTGGCCCTGGTTCCGCTGCTCGCCGCCGCGCCGGCCGGGGCCGAGGCCGACCTCGAGCCCGGCGAGTGGGAGCAGGTGATGACGATCACCGCCCCGGGGCAGCCGGCTCCGCCGCCCCGGACCGTGCGCCAGTGCATCACCCGCTCCGACGCCGCGATCTTCAGCGACCACGAGCGCTGGGCGCAGGAGATGGTGGGCGCCAACCCGAAGGCCGGCTGCAAGGTCGAGTCGTCGAAGCGCGAGGGCAGCGCGGTCTCGGTCGTGCTCACCTGCCAGGACGGCGTGCGCCTGCTCGTGCGGCAGGACTTCCGGGGCACGACCGGCACGATCGACGCCGAGTCGCAGGTGGGCGGCGTCACGCAGAACAAGAACCACATCGTGTCGAAGAAGGTCTCCGACACCTGCAGCCCCGACACGATCGAGCTCTGGAAGCGGCAGAACCCCGGCAAGACCTTCGAGCCCTGAGGGGGCACCTCCCGGTCTGCCTCAAGTCCGGTACCCGCCCGATCGATGGCGGCCCCATGCGTATCGTCCTGACCGCCGATGGGACGCGCGGGGACATCCATCCCCTGCTCGCGCTCGGCGGCACCCTGCAGGCCGCGGGCCACGACCCGGTCCTGTGTTGCCCGCCCGACTTCGCCGGGGCGGCCCGCGAGCACGGGATCGAGCACCGCCCGGTCGGCCGCCCGGTGCGCGAGTACCTGAGCGAGCGCGCGCACGTGATGCACGGCCATGCGGTAGCCGTCCTGCGCGAGACCAGCTCCTACAGCCGGCGGATGCTGGAAGCGCAGTTCGCCGCGCTGCCCGCCGCCACGCGCGGCGCCGACCTGGTGGTCGCCGGCGGCGTGGCGGCGGCCGCGCGCTCGGTCGCCGAGATCCATGGCGTGCCGTACCGCTACGTCGTCTACTGCCCCGCGATCCTGCCCTCGGCCGAGCACGCGC
The DNA window shown above is from Deltaproteobacteria bacterium and carries:
- a CDS encoding SulP family inorganic anion transporter codes for the protein MRGYHLGAARADLLAGLTVAAVAVPQAMAYALVAGLPPEHGLYTAIVMTFVGALFDSSRQLVNGPTNAISIAILSAISGVVPESRVEAAILLALLVGSIQLGITLLRLGDLTRYISHSVIVGFTLGAGTLLVLDQLKNLVGLHGRGGVHDHFLVRFWRTLTEGGGIQAETAAIGLGTVAAVVGLRWLKARLGWRLLPDLLLVVIAMAVLVDQLGLDARGVAVVGEIPAKLPSFQTPALGLAMIQQLSTGAFAIAVLGLLEAIAMAKAIAAQTRQKLDMNQQCLSEGVANLTGSFFGCFPGSGSLTRSAINQQAGAATQWSGVWSALAVALIVLLFAPYARFIPRAALAGILMVSAYKMIDRHALLYHLRMTRFDAAIVWVTAISAIAISIEFCVLIGIFMSFLLTVPRAGRMLLTEFVISPEGQIHERLPEDRPCAHILIFGLEGELFFGSTAALEAHFQTIEDRIDERTQALVLRVKRARNPDAVGVALLEGFVDRVEERGVKVVLGGVRGELFQKLGRTDLARRLAGRIFREQPVRQTSTMLAVRHAYSLLDEHCPECPRRGADGGEMPLHYVV
- a CDS encoding serine hydrolase, encoding MRRLLLGIALFGLLVLAGWGLAWLRTGARVGAGFAAKVTCSLVHLSRFDAAHVVGDYVAHEVAPLGPVLSVTTTPDGAEARVLGGVVSARAVLRPGLGCTLVEAGETWPLAGPAAGVAFARPRLDPALPWPAGEAPPAEPPPPAVAAAIERAFAEPGPPGRRQTQAVVVVRDGRLVAERYAPGVGPETPLLAWSMAKSVTMALVGTLVLHGRLDPAAPAPVPEWRGAGDPRGAITLDQLLRQSSGLAFGEDYTPGGDASRMLFTRPDTGAFAAAMPLAFPPDTHWSYSSGTSNVIARLVRDVFGGDLAAMVRHANESLFDPAGMTSAFFEPDASGSFVGSSYLHMTARDWARFGELFRQDGVWNGRRLLPEGWVRYAATPTPAAPQGAYGAHWWLNAGTPGHPEDRPWPRIPAEVRAARGHSGQWVAVVPSARLVVVRLGLTVPDEEPLDGTETLIAELLAAYAR
- a CDS encoding NAD(P)/FAD-dependent oxidoreductase, giving the protein MERCDVLVVGGGPGGSSCARALVRAGLEVVVLDRRRFPRDKVCAGWITPPVLACLGVDPAEYARGRVLQPVHGFAVSQLGAAAVARVDYGRPVSYGIRRCELDHFLLARAGARLRLGEPLRSLHRAGGRWVANDAVEAPVLVGAGGHFCPVAQQLGCATGPPAPVVAAQEIEVRLAPGALEKLALDAALPELFFEPDLAGYGWVVRKGEWLNVGLGRQGPSPGGLGEFVARFLDHVRALGKAPAAFEARFRGHAYLLHGQAARPLAGEGVLLVGDAAGLAYPRSGEGIRPAVESGLLAARTIAEAGGDPAVAKLTAYAERIEARFGPRGPRLPAAAPGWKRALAGRLLASPAFARRVVLDRWFLHREAAALAA
- a CDS encoding cyclopropane-fatty-acyl-phospholipid synthase, giving the protein MSSPRLPSSLADPPRTDPVTLGRPPSSGSVAGGAAVALERHVARRLLAGVPRAPFALRLPNGETLAHPGERPRATLVFRDAGALLGMLGPEGEVHFGDAYAAGRIEVEGDLLDVLLPVFQAPKPGGPIGAAGALWKRARRRRNSLRGSREHVHHHYDLGNDFYALWLDREMVYTCAYFPRPDASLEEAQLAKLEHVARKLRLRPGARVIEAGCGWGALALHLARRHGARVRAFNISRAQLDFARARARAEGLAGQVEFLEDDYRNVTAPCDAFVSVGMLEHVGPEHYDDLGRVMNRTLGPDGRAFLHFIGRHRRAPFSPWVERRIFPGAYAPTLAELGPALETAELAIADVENLRPHYARTLEHWLARFEAHRDEVRRRFDERFVRMWRLYLAGSIAAFRAGSLQLFQVLLARPRGDALPWTRDDLYRDA
- a CDS encoding YheU family protein, which gives rise to MRERPEPVEVPIDALGADALQGVIESFVGREGTDYGERERTLAEKVADVRRQLERGTARIVFDPETESVDIVPVG
- a CDS encoding DUF3617 family protein encodes the protein MTRASFLLALVPLLAAAPAGAEADLEPGEWEQVMTITAPGQPAPPPRTVRQCITRSDAAIFSDHERWAQEMVGANPKAGCKVESSKREGSAVSVVLTCQDGVRLLVRQDFRGTTGTIDAESQVGGVTQNKNHIVSKKVSDTCSPDTIELWKRQNPGKTFEP